DNA sequence from the Rhodohalobacter barkolensis genome:
CTAACAGCAGAGGATAAAGAACTCGCCATCCAAAAAAGGGATGCTAAAATCGCTGACCTGGCAAAACGCCTTACTCAAACCGGGCCGTTTGTTTCTTTCATCATCAAGATCATTCGATGGGGAGAATTCCGTTCGCTGCAAACCAATCTGGTTCGTATGATCTGATGGGTAGGGCTTTTCTTATAGTCCGATAAATCATTGTTGACTTATCATCACTTCTACTCCCAATCTAAATGGTATGGTTTTATTTCTATGTTGTAAATTGATTTGGATAACTATAAATTTAGTCTTGACTAAAAATTAAGTTATTCAAATAAATACATAGTTATGAGCAGCAACCATAAGATGAATTTTACTGTTTCTGTAATGATCTTTATTGTCAATATTATTCTTTTATCAGGGATAGAAATATCGGAAGCAAACCCTGTAGATTTAGATTTGTCTGGGAAAATTGTGGAAGAGTCTACTTCAGAGCCAATCCCCGGTGCCACTGTAATTTTGGCGGAGGATGATTTGGGAATTTCGGCGGATAGAAATGGAGAATTTGAATTTACGGATTTGGAGGAGGGTGTTTATACCCTAATCATATCTTCAGTTGGTTTTAAAACCGTAAACCGTAAGGTTGAATTTCCTGCGGAGAATAATCTTCTGATTGAGATGGAAATCGAGACTATACAGTCTGATGACGTAATCGTAACCAGCTCTCCAATTGGCCGAAATATTCAATATCAACCGGCACAATCGTTGAATGCGGAGATGCTTCAGCAAAAAGCTGCTCCCAGCCTCGGTGAAATTCTGGACGGAACTCCGGGAGTGACAACTCGATCATTTGGCTCTGCGCCTGCACGTCCGGTTATTCGGGGATTTGACGGTGACCGGGTGCTGGTGATGCAGAACGGAGAGAGGATGGGAGATCTTTCTGGAACGGCGGTCGATCACGCCGTGGCTCTTGATCCGCTGGCGATGGATCGGGTGGAGGTAATTCGGGGACCGGCCAGCTTGCTCTACGGTTCAAGTGCAATCGGGGGAGTGGTGAATATGTTTAGTAACGATATGCCGCGAGAATGGGAAAACGGTACATCATCTTCAATGGCCAGCCACGCTTCAACGGTGAACAAAATGGGGGCTGGTCTTCTTCGCACACAATACGGTACGGATCGTTTTGCAGTAACAGGCCGAATGATTTACCGGGATGGTGGCGACCTCAGTACACCCGATGGCAGACTTTCGGATACTGCAATACAGAATATCAGTTTTGGCGGTGGCGTCGGCTACCGAATCGGTGACTTTGAAACCGGTCTGTCCATATCGGGAATGGACTACACCTATGGCTTACCGGAATCGATTGATGACCCAAATGAATCCATTGAGATACGAATGAACCGCACAAATTTTCAAAGTATCTCTACAATGAAGTTGAGCCGGTTTATTGATCATGCCGAGCTGCGTCTTCATATCAGCGATTACAAACATGATGAATTTGAAATAGGGAGACAGGACGAGGAGATCACGGAGAATATTGGGATCTCATTTGCACAGCAATCGTTAAGCAGTTCGCTGGTGTTGAGGCACCGGCCGGTTGGAAAACTGGAGGGAGCAGTTGGCCTGAGTTTTAACTACTCAGAAATTGAAGTGGGTGGAGGGGATGCCCTTACTCCC
Encoded proteins:
- a CDS encoding TonB-dependent receptor translates to MSSNHKMNFTVSVMIFIVNIILLSGIEISEANPVDLDLSGKIVEESTSEPIPGATVILAEDDLGISADRNGEFEFTDLEEGVYTLIISSVGFKTVNRKVEFPAENNLLIEMEIETIQSDDVIVTSSPIGRNIQYQPAQSLNAEMLQQKAAPSLGEILDGTPGVTTRSFGSAPARPVIRGFDGDRVLVMQNGERMGDLSGTAVDHAVALDPLAMDRVEVIRGPASLLYGSSAIGGVVNMFSNDMPREWENGTSSSMASHASTVNKMGAGLLRTQYGTDRFAVTGRMIYRDGGDLSTPDGRLSDTAIQNISFGGGVGYRIGDFETGLSISGMDYTYGLPESIDDPNESIEIRMNRTNFQSISTMKLSRFIDHAELRLHISDYKHDEFEIGRQDEEITENIGISFAQQSLSSSLVLRHRPVGKLEGAVGLSFNYSEIEVGGGDALTPNANGYFVAGYLYEELSLTNSLTLKAGTRLEFKETFVTTNELFTNAADFENRTDLIVSGAVGLNYSPSSNWTAGLQFARAYRTPTIEELYSFAPHAAAGSFDIGDASLKNEFSLGADTFVEYSSNRVSGQFSLFANKIDHFVDFSPTRETHQPSGLPVFEYRSKDALMYGFEFTTDMRLSDNWIASLGFDYVRGRERSGDRDNLTFIPPFRTSIEVKYDNGSFYAGPRVRVVNKQKKVAPNEEPTDGYLLIGADAGYRFGKGLTFSLRLDNLLNERYRDHLSRVENRDAPMPGRNLNVMLRWEF